The Algoriphagus halophilus genome window below encodes:
- the gltB gene encoding glutamate synthase large subunit produces MQKGLYRSEFEHDSCGIGAVVDLSGVPSHETISDALYMLSNMEHRGGRGSDPKTGDGAGVLIQVPHQFLKDITARSEINLPEAGYYGVGMTFFPKNKQLFHKSKELLNQIIEELDFELIGYRQVPVDETVPGSGALEVMPNIEQLFVKHKKGLTGIDLERKLYLLRNYATSEINSKIPGVNNSFYFASLSSNTLIYKGQLRTDQVLAFYKDLQNSKIESAFAIVHSRFSTNTFPNWRLAQPFRFLSHNGEINTIRGNVTKMKSKESLMKTKYYSEEELKKLLPITNSQNSDSANLDAMVELLTLTGRSLPHAMMMLVPEAWQDNEVMDRDRKAFYKFHASLVEPWDGPAALLFTDGKSVGATLDRNGLRPLRYFITKDQRLILSSEAGALPIREATIVEKGRISPGRMLWADLEKKRVLFDEEVKGEICTKQPYEKWVADQRIKLRLMPDPEELSHPYNSQDLKKCQTVFGYTSEELKVVLAPMGDTAYEAIGSMGADTPLAVLSKQSQHISNYFKQLFAQVSNPPIDPIRERLVMSLFTRLGEGHNILEESPRHTRQIHISQPVLLNEDLDKIQNMEHLGYRSQKIYAHFNTDHKPGRLLEALEKLCMEAEKAIKDSKNILIISDRNSSEEWAPIPSLLAIGAVHHHLVKNNIRTKAGLVLESGDIRETHHFATAIGYGASAINPYMALESLLEMYENGQLTKVKDRKKVLTNYQEAIGKGLLKVLSKMGISTLQSYQSAQIFEALGLGPEVIDRCFKGTISRISGISFDELAEEVLIRHRAAYGTKSPVLETGGVYQWKRRGEKHLFNPETIHLLQKSTRLNDYGLYKKFANKINEQSKDALTLRGLFEFKKRITVSIDEVEPASSIMRRFATGAMSFGSISHEAHSTLAIAMNRIGGKSNSGEGGEDEIRFARKENGDWERSAIKQVASGRFGVTSNYLSNAAELQIKMAQGAKPGEGGQLPGHKVDEWIGRVRHSTPGVGLISPPPHHDIYSIEDLAQLIYDLKNANRKARINVKLVSQAGVGTVAAGVAKAMADVILISGADGGTGASPLSSIRHAGLPWELGLSEAHQTLVKNNLRSRVTLQTDGQLRTGRDLAIATLLGAEEWGISTAALVVEGCIMMRKCHLNTCPVGIATQNEELRKLFTGDPDHVVNYFNFLVQDLREIMASLGFRTIDEMVGQSHILQSTGHLNHWKWDKVDLTPIFHRVEVPDHVGIHKQIDQDFELKRVLDRQLIKAAHPSLEQAVPSTGNFQIKNTDRSVGAMLSNEISKIFGSVGLPDDTIEFKFTGSAGQTFGAFLTKGVNFELEGEANDYFGKGLSGGKLIIYPSRNARFKPEENIIIGNVAFYGATSGEAYINGKGGERFCVRNSGVKTVIEGIGDHGCEYMTGGLVINLGEIGRNFAAGMSGGIAYILKDYITEINPELVDIDNLEEEDFATIKSFLKRHVKLTESELGTKFLENWDQSKEKFIKVIPRDYKAVLQKRASEQSKSLV; encoded by the coding sequence GAAAACGGGAGATGGGGCTGGAGTACTTATACAAGTACCGCATCAATTCTTGAAGGATATTACGGCAAGGTCAGAAATCAATCTACCTGAGGCTGGATATTATGGTGTGGGGATGACATTCTTCCCTAAAAACAAGCAGTTATTTCATAAATCAAAAGAACTCCTTAATCAAATAATTGAGGAATTGGACTTTGAATTGATTGGGTACAGACAGGTCCCAGTGGATGAAACAGTCCCTGGTTCAGGTGCCTTGGAAGTAATGCCTAACATTGAGCAATTATTTGTCAAGCATAAAAAAGGATTGACTGGAATTGATTTAGAGCGTAAACTCTACTTATTGAGAAATTATGCTACTTCTGAAATCAACTCTAAGATTCCAGGGGTAAATAACTCCTTCTATTTTGCGAGTTTAAGTAGCAATACACTTATATATAAAGGACAGCTTCGAACAGATCAGGTTTTAGCCTTCTATAAGGACCTTCAAAACAGCAAAATTGAATCGGCCTTTGCCATCGTTCACTCTAGATTCTCTACAAATACCTTCCCGAACTGGAGGTTGGCTCAACCATTTAGATTTCTTTCCCACAATGGTGAAATCAACACCATTCGAGGTAATGTGACCAAGATGAAGTCAAAGGAATCCTTGATGAAAACGAAGTACTATTCAGAAGAGGAACTTAAAAAGCTTTTGCCTATCACAAACAGTCAGAATTCCGATTCTGCTAACCTGGATGCGATGGTAGAACTTCTGACTCTTACCGGAAGATCACTTCCGCATGCCATGATGATGCTGGTGCCAGAAGCTTGGCAAGACAATGAAGTCATGGATAGAGACAGAAAGGCATTTTATAAATTCCATGCTTCTTTGGTGGAGCCTTGGGACGGTCCTGCTGCGCTTTTATTTACAGATGGTAAATCTGTTGGAGCTACCTTGGACAGAAACGGTCTAAGACCTTTGCGTTATTTTATTACCAAAGATCAACGATTAATCCTTTCCTCTGAGGCTGGTGCCTTACCGATTCGTGAAGCTACCATTGTTGAAAAAGGGAGAATTAGCCCAGGCAGAATGTTATGGGCAGACTTGGAAAAGAAACGAGTACTTTTTGACGAGGAAGTAAAAGGAGAAATCTGCACGAAACAACCTTATGAAAAATGGGTGGCAGACCAACGAATCAAGCTTCGTTTGATGCCTGATCCGGAGGAATTATCTCATCCTTATAATTCTCAAGATCTAAAGAAATGCCAAACGGTATTTGGTTATACTTCTGAGGAACTCAAAGTGGTGCTGGCCCCAATGGGTGATACCGCCTACGAGGCCATCGGTTCAATGGGAGCAGATACTCCTTTGGCCGTTCTATCTAAACAAAGTCAGCATATTTCGAATTACTTCAAGCAACTTTTTGCTCAGGTAAGTAATCCACCAATTGATCCGATTCGTGAACGATTGGTAATGTCCTTATTTACCCGTCTGGGAGAGGGACATAATATATTAGAGGAAAGTCCAAGACATACCAGACAGATTCATATCTCTCAACCGGTATTGTTAAATGAAGATTTGGATAAAATCCAAAACATGGAGCACCTTGGCTATAGAAGCCAGAAAATCTATGCGCATTTCAATACAGATCATAAGCCAGGAAGACTTCTGGAAGCTCTTGAGAAACTTTGCATGGAGGCCGAAAAAGCAATCAAGGACAGCAAAAATATTCTGATCATTTCTGATCGAAACAGTTCTGAGGAATGGGCTCCTATTCCATCATTATTGGCTATCGGAGCTGTACACCATCATTTGGTGAAAAACAACATCCGAACTAAAGCTGGTCTGGTGTTAGAGTCTGGAGATATTCGCGAGACGCATCACTTTGCTACTGCTATTGGCTATGGTGCTTCAGCAATCAATCCTTATATGGCGCTGGAATCACTTTTGGAAATGTATGAAAATGGGCAGCTTACAAAAGTAAAAGACCGTAAAAAAGTACTAACCAATTACCAGGAAGCCATAGGCAAAGGTTTACTTAAAGTCCTTTCCAAAATGGGTATCTCCACACTACAATCCTATCAAAGTGCTCAGATTTTCGAAGCCTTGGGATTAGGGCCTGAAGTAATTGATAGATGCTTTAAAGGAACCATTTCTAGAATTTCCGGAATCTCATTTGATGAATTGGCAGAAGAAGTATTGATCAGACATAGAGCTGCATACGGAACCAAAAGCCCAGTTCTTGAAACAGGAGGAGTTTATCAATGGAAAAGAAGAGGTGAAAAACACTTATTCAATCCAGAGACTATCCACTTACTTCAAAAGTCTACCAGACTTAATGACTATGGCTTGTATAAGAAGTTTGCCAATAAAATTAATGAGCAATCCAAGGACGCCCTTACATTAAGAGGTCTATTCGAATTCAAAAAGAGAATTACAGTTTCAATTGACGAAGTAGAACCTGCATCTAGCATCATGCGAAGATTTGCTACTGGTGCGATGTCTTTTGGATCAATTTCCCATGAAGCACATTCTACCTTGGCTATTGCCATGAATAGAATTGGAGGAAAAAGTAATTCTGGAGAGGGAGGAGAAGATGAAATCAGATTCGCAAGAAAAGAAAATGGAGACTGGGAACGATCCGCTATCAAACAGGTAGCTTCCGGAAGATTTGGAGTAACCAGTAATTACCTTTCTAACGCTGCCGAACTTCAAATCAAAATGGCCCAAGGTGCCAAGCCGGGTGAAGGTGGTCAGCTTCCTGGACATAAGGTTGATGAATGGATCGGAAGAGTAAGACACTCGACTCCAGGAGTAGGATTGATTTCCCCTCCACCACACCACGATATTTATTCTATTGAGGATCTGGCCCAATTGATCTATGATCTAAAAAATGCCAATAGAAAAGCCAGAATCAACGTAAAATTGGTTTCTCAAGCTGGTGTAGGAACAGTAGCTGCCGGTGTGGCCAAAGCAATGGCAGATGTAATATTGATCTCAGGTGCTGATGGAGGTACGGGCGCTTCCCCATTGAGTTCAATCCGACATGCAGGATTACCTTGGGAATTAGGTCTATCCGAAGCACACCAAACCTTGGTGAAAAATAACCTGAGAAGTAGAGTAACGCTACAAACTGACGGTCAATTAAGAACCGGTAGGGACTTGGCGATTGCTACCTTATTAGGTGCTGAGGAGTGGGGAATATCTACAGCTGCTTTGGTAGTGGAAGGTTGTATCATGATGCGTAAGTGTCATTTAAACACCTGCCCGGTAGGAATTGCTACTCAAAATGAAGAATTGAGAAAGCTATTTACTGGAGATCCAGACCATGTAGTGAATTACTTCAATTTCTTGGTTCAAGATCTTCGTGAAATCATGGCTTCTCTTGGATTTAGGACCATCGATGAAATGGTGGGACAAAGCCATATTCTTCAGTCTACAGGACATCTAAACCATTGGAAGTGGGATAAAGTAGATCTAACTCCAATATTCCACAGAGTAGAAGTGCCAGATCATGTAGGTATCCATAAGCAAATCGATCAGGATTTTGAATTGAAGCGTGTGCTGGATAGACAATTGATCAAAGCGGCTCATCCTTCTTTGGAGCAGGCAGTTCCTTCTACAGGAAATTTCCAAATAAAGAATACCGATCGGTCGGTAGGCGCCATGCTTTCGAATGAAATTTCGAAAATATTCGGAAGTGTAGGATTACCTGATGACACTATAGAGTTTAAGTTTACTGGTTCGGCAGGGCAAACCTTTGGAGCCTTCCTCACCAAAGGAGTAAACTTTGAATTGGAAGGGGAAGCCAATGACTACTTTGGCAAAGGCCTTTCAGGAGGAAAACTGATTATTTATCCAAGCCGAAATGCACGATTCAAGCCAGAGGAAAACATCATCATTGGCAACGTGGCTTTCTACGGAGCTACCTCAGGTGAAGCCTATATCAATGGTAAAGGAGGAGAACGATTCTGTGTAAGAAATTCTGGTGTAAAAACCGTGATTGAAGGCATAGGAGACCATGGTTGTGAATACATGACCGGTGGTTTAGTGATCAATTTAGGAGAGATCGGTAGAAACTTTGCTGCTGGAATGAGTGGTGGTATCGCCTATATTCTGAAAGATTATATCACAGAAATCAATCCTGAACTCGTGGATATCGACAACTTGGAAGAAGAAGATTTTGCTACGATAAAATCCTTCCTGAAGAGACATGTGAAACTCACAGAAAGCGAGTTGGGAACGAAATTCCTAGAAAATTGGGATCAGTCAAAAGAGAAATTTATTAAAGTAATCCCTAGAGATTACAAAGCTGTTTTACAAAAAAGAGCTTCAGAACAATCTAAATCATTGGTGTAA
- a CDS encoding glutamate synthase subunit beta: MGAKEGFLQFKRETPESRDPKQRVGDYKEIYKPFSGEQLNHQAARCMDCGIPFCHNGCPLGNVIPDFNDAVYNEEWEQAINILKSTNNFPEFTGRICPAPCEASCVLGINKDPVAIELIEKSIAEKAYELGLILPKPPEKRTGKQVAVIGSGPAGLAAADQLNQAGHEVTVFEKDNKPGGLLRYGIPDFKLEKWVIDRRIDIMKEEGVIFTCGTEVGFNIKAENILRNFDAVVICTGAGQPRELRINGDKLKGVHFAMEFLGNQNKVINGELEENPISAKDKHVFVIGGGDTGSDCIGTSNRHGAKSITQLELLPKPPKQRNTLNPWPEWPMTLRTSSSHEEGSERMFSILTKEFIGNEEGEVTGLKLVDIEWKENGGRMTFEEVEGTERVEPCDVAFIAIGFSGPAQNGLLDAFGVATMENTLPKSKNYQSTNSKVFLAGDMRRGQSLVVWAISEGREAAVKVDEYLMGSSSLPMKDESFFQVEEEIAGID; this comes from the coding sequence ATGGGAGCGAAAGAAGGTTTTTTACAATTCAAAAGAGAGACGCCTGAATCAAGAGACCCAAAGCAAAGGGTAGGCGATTATAAAGAGATCTATAAGCCGTTTTCCGGTGAACAATTGAACCACCAAGCGGCAAGATGTATGGACTGTGGTATTCCGTTTTGTCATAACGGTTGCCCATTGGGGAATGTAATCCCTGATTTTAATGATGCGGTATATAATGAGGAATGGGAGCAAGCGATTAATATTCTGAAAAGCACCAACAATTTCCCTGAGTTTACGGGTAGAATATGCCCCGCTCCATGTGAAGCAAGTTGTGTTTTAGGAATTAACAAAGATCCTGTTGCAATTGAATTGATCGAGAAGAGCATTGCTGAAAAGGCCTACGAGCTAGGCTTGATCCTGCCTAAGCCTCCTGAAAAAAGAACTGGTAAACAGGTGGCTGTCATTGGTTCAGGCCCAGCAGGACTTGCTGCGGCTGATCAATTGAATCAGGCAGGTCATGAGGTTACTGTTTTTGAAAAAGACAACAAACCCGGAGGACTTCTTAGATATGGAATCCCAGATTTCAAATTGGAAAAATGGGTCATCGACAGGAGAATCGACATCATGAAAGAAGAGGGTGTGATTTTCACTTGTGGAACAGAAGTAGGTTTCAATATCAAGGCAGAAAATATCCTTAGAAATTTTGATGCAGTGGTGATTTGTACGGGAGCAGGACAACCTCGCGAATTAAGAATCAATGGAGATAAGTTAAAAGGAGTACATTTTGCAATGGAATTCCTTGGTAACCAAAATAAGGTGATCAATGGGGAGTTGGAAGAGAATCCAATTTCAGCCAAGGACAAGCATGTATTCGTCATTGGTGGTGGTGATACTGGAAGTGATTGTATAGGTACCTCAAATAGACATGGGGCAAAGTCTATCACGCAGTTGGAATTATTGCCAAAACCTCCAAAGCAAAGAAATACCCTAAACCCTTGGCCAGAGTGGCCGATGACTTTGAGAACTTCCAGTTCTCATGAGGAAGGTTCAGAAAGAATGTTCTCCATCTTAACCAAGGAGTTTATCGGAAATGAGGAGGGTGAAGTGACCGGATTGAAATTAGTAGATATAGAATGGAAGGAAAATGGTGGTCGAATGACCTTTGAGGAAGTGGAAGGCACCGAACGTGTAGAACCATGTGATGTTGCATTCATAGCCATTGGATTTTCAGGCCCAGCTCAAAATGGATTATTAGATGCATTTGGTGTAGCCACCATGGAAAATACCCTTCCAAAATCCAAAAATTACCAAAGCACAAACTCCAAAGTATTCCTTGCCGGAGATATGCGAAGAGGTCAATCACTTGTAGTTTGGGCAATCTCAGAAGGAAGAGAAGCTGCTGTAAAAGTAGATGAATATCTTATGGGAAGTTCATCTCTACCAATGAAAGACGAATCGTTTTTCCAGGTGGAAGAAGAAATCGCAGGTATTGATTGA
- a CDS encoding DUF4890 domain-containing protein: MKKLTIALMLVLMAGAAAFAQEAKTKERPTPEERAQKQTEMMAKQLELSEAQKAEILAINLENAKKREAEMEAKRAEMDAKREEMSARREEMKVQDEAIKKVLTEEQRAKWEELKESQRHRRGRRPGGEIRERGEIPRRRGDN; this comes from the coding sequence ATGAAAAAGCTAACTATTGCATTGATGCTGGTCTTGATGGCTGGTGCAGCTGCATTCGCACAAGAGGCGAAGACAAAAGAAAGACCTACTCCTGAAGAGAGAGCTCAAAAACAAACAGAGATGATGGCGAAGCAGCTTGAGCTTTCTGAAGCTCAGAAAGCAGAGATTTTGGCAATCAATCTGGAAAATGCCAAGAAAAGAGAGGCGGAAATGGAAGCCAAAAGAGCCGAAATGGATGCTAAAAGAGAAGAAATGAGTGCAAGGCGCGAAGAGATGAAGGTACAAGATGAAGCAATCAAAAAAGTATTGACTGAAGAGCAACGAGCAAAGTGGGAAGAATTAAAAGAATCCCAAAGACATCGAAGGGGAAGAAGGCCTGGTGGAGAAATTAGAGAAAGAGGGGAAATACCAAGAAGAAGAGGAGATAATTAA
- a CDS encoding NAD(P)/FAD-dependent oxidoreductase yields the protein MLLPAEKPIPNIPETNLPKLVIVGGGFGGLKLARKLIKGPFQVILLDKNNYHQFQPLFYQVATAGLEPSAISFPLRKIFHDTPNSIFRMAEVHSFDSKIKRLYSDIGYIDYDYLVLAMGADTNYFGNQSIEYNSSPMKTVSEALYIRNKIISNYERAINIEKQEDRKSLMNVVIVGGGPTGVELAGAMAELRNNVFPKDYPELNFSNMKVVLIEAGPKLLGAMSEESQDHSLRYLQKLGVEVMLDTKVQDYDGEQVKLEGKESISTHTLLWAAGIKPNLIDGLTKEHFAPNGRIYVDEMNRVVGEKDIFVLGDVALLREEKYPKGHPQVAQVAMQQAENLAKNLINLTKGKEMEPFRYKDLGSMATVGRKLAVVDLPFIKFQGLMAWLTWLFVHLMAILGVKNKMFIFMDWAWNYLSFDPSLRLLIKPKYVKASERKELIEEK from the coding sequence ATGTTACTACCCGCAGAAAAACCCATTCCAAATATTCCTGAAACCAATCTTCCCAAACTAGTCATTGTTGGAGGTGGTTTTGGGGGATTAAAACTTGCCAGAAAGCTGATAAAGGGGCCATTCCAAGTCATTTTACTGGACAAAAACAATTACCACCAGTTTCAGCCACTCTTTTATCAGGTGGCCACAGCTGGATTGGAGCCCAGTGCGATTTCTTTCCCTTTAAGGAAGATATTTCACGATACTCCAAATTCTATTTTTAGAATGGCTGAGGTACATTCTTTTGATTCCAAAATCAAACGACTTTACTCTGATATTGGATACATAGACTATGATTACCTAGTTCTGGCAATGGGGGCAGATACCAACTACTTCGGCAACCAGTCTATAGAATACAATTCCAGTCCTATGAAGACGGTATCTGAAGCACTTTACATTAGAAATAAAATCATTTCCAATTATGAGCGTGCCATCAATATTGAAAAGCAAGAAGATAGGAAGTCCTTGATGAATGTGGTGATTGTAGGAGGCGGTCCAACTGGAGTGGAATTGGCAGGTGCTATGGCGGAATTGAGAAACAATGTTTTCCCAAAAGATTATCCTGAGCTGAATTTCAGCAATATGAAAGTAGTCTTGATTGAGGCAGGTCCAAAACTCCTGGGCGCTATGTCAGAGGAATCACAAGATCATTCTCTTAGATACTTGCAGAAGTTGGGGGTGGAAGTAATGCTGGATACCAAAGTACAGGACTATGATGGGGAGCAGGTAAAGTTGGAAGGGAAAGAATCAATAAGTACCCATACTCTGCTCTGGGCTGCTGGGATAAAACCGAATTTAATCGATGGGCTAACGAAAGAGCATTTTGCTCCTAATGGAAGAATCTACGTCGATGAAATGAATCGGGTGGTTGGAGAAAAAGACATTTTTGTTTTGGGAGATGTGGCTTTACTGAGAGAAGAAAAGTATCCCAAAGGACATCCTCAGGTTGCTCAGGTAGCCATGCAGCAAGCTGAAAACTTAGCCAAAAATTTAATTAACCTGACCAAAGGAAAGGAAATGGAGCCATTTCGTTATAAAGACTTGGGTTCTATGGCTACAGTTGGCAGAAAATTAGCCGTAGTAGATCTTCCTTTTATAAAATTTCAAGGTTTAATGGCTTGGCTAACCTGGCTTTTTGTCCACCTGATGGCCATTTTGGGAGTTAAAAACAAGATGTTCATCTTTATGGATTGGGCTTGGAATTATTTGAGTTTTGATCCTAGCCTGAGATTGTTGATCAAGCCAAAATATGTGAAAGCCAGTGAACGTAAAGAGTTAATTGAAGAAAAATAG
- a CDS encoding YebC/PmpR family DNA-binding transcriptional regulator produces MGRAFEFRKERKFKRWDKMSKVFTRLGKEIVMAVKSGGPDPASNPRLRTIIQNAKGAQMPKDRIEAAIKRASNKDEKDYEEVVYEGYGPFGIAVIVETSTDNINRTVANVRSYFTKAGGSLGTSGSVSFMFDHKAVFRFAQGDWDMEELELELIDYGLSEIDENEGELFVYTEFADFGTMQKALEEKGIEVISADFQRFPTSLTELTEEQEEIINKMIEKMEEDDDVNQVFTNMA; encoded by the coding sequence ATGGGAAGAGCATTTGAATTCAGAAAAGAAAGAAAATTCAAGCGTTGGGACAAAATGTCCAAAGTATTTACGCGTCTAGGGAAAGAAATAGTGATGGCGGTTAAATCCGGTGGTCCTGATCCCGCGTCCAACCCGAGATTGAGAACAATCATCCAAAATGCCAAAGGAGCACAAATGCCCAAGGACAGAATTGAAGCAGCGATCAAACGAGCTTCAAATAAGGATGAAAAAGATTACGAAGAAGTAGTATATGAAGGATACGGCCCTTTTGGGATTGCCGTCATTGTAGAAACTTCAACTGATAACATTAATAGAACTGTAGCAAACGTACGTTCTTACTTCACTAAAGCCGGTGGTTCACTAGGAACATCTGGTTCTGTAAGTTTTATGTTTGACCATAAAGCGGTGTTCCGATTTGCACAAGGCGATTGGGACATGGAGGAGTTAGAGCTAGAGTTAATTGATTACGGACTGTCAGAAATCGATGAGAACGAAGGTGAACTGTTTGTTTACACTGAGTTTGCAGATTTTGGCACCATGCAAAAAGCATTAGAGGAAAAAGGGATTGAAGTAATAAGTGCAGATTTCCAAAGATTCCCTACTTCCTTAACTGAATTGACAGAAGAGCAAGAAGAAATCATCAATAAGATGATTGAAAAGATGGAAGAAGATGATGATGTCAATCAAGTATTTACAAACATGGCCTAG
- the yjjX gene encoding inosine/xanthosine triphosphatase, which translates to MNFPKRVNFQDAEKQLIIVGSKNPVKISCTESAFSEAFSKSFLVNGVNTSSGVSDQPVGNEETLKGAKNRATNAKKTFPEADFWVGIEGGVDEDEHGMFAFAWIYIESDQNKSSQSKTGTFYLPDEVTKLIKSGMELGEADDQVFSQLNSKQQGGSVGILTHGVVDRKAYYSQAIILALIPFLNKNLY; encoded by the coding sequence ATGAATTTTCCAAAAAGAGTAAATTTTCAAGATGCTGAAAAACAATTAATCATTGTAGGAAGTAAAAACCCTGTCAAGATTTCCTGTACAGAATCAGCATTTTCAGAAGCATTTTCAAAATCATTTTTAGTCAATGGGGTAAATACATCCTCCGGGGTTTCGGATCAACCCGTTGGAAACGAAGAAACTTTGAAAGGAGCTAAAAACAGAGCGACTAATGCTAAAAAAACATTTCCTGAAGCAGATTTCTGGGTAGGAATAGAAGGAGGTGTAGATGAAGACGAACATGGAATGTTTGCCTTTGCCTGGATTTACATTGAAAGTGATCAAAATAAATCAAGTCAGTCAAAAACCGGGACTTTTTATCTTCCCGATGAAGTAACCAAACTCATCAAATCAGGAATGGAACTTGGTGAAGCTGATGATCAGGTTTTTAGTCAACTTAATTCCAAGCAGCAAGGCGGTTCAGTAGGAATTCTCACCCATGGAGTAGTAGATAGAAAAGCCTATTATTCTCAGGCAATTATTCTTGCTTTAATCCCATTTCTAAATAAAAACCTCTACTAA
- a CDS encoding NTPase yields MKYILSLVFVFIFLHKGMGQGTLPETFFDGKSIVMVSNDPSARPAMEWKALADSVHSALVEAGGDPVGYFELEQVAISDAVQADYANAFSSRLVKNIIFVTRQKNNTSIHVAPYTGNAQMIPSTSLIGISGPDLQTAAKQFASLGANTRSKNLLVIDVPEFPNIGQNETSSAQQFIAENPLNLEVFKLGIPIEGSSAESGLLSYFRYDMYGKSQATILAEQEAQKSGIEQILKAEYPYATEWLTEAKTDQELIRDRVQFLLVKVEAREADMMKSMGLEVPSGDSTNRTVVKYYIKLIVRNELYIGPEWDADPDWQVALRNFLRNLKK; encoded by the coding sequence ATGAAATATATCTTATCTCTCGTGTTTGTTTTCATTTTCCTACATAAAGGAATGGGACAAGGCACGCTTCCTGAAACTTTTTTTGATGGAAAATCGATCGTCATGGTTTCGAATGACCCTAGTGCCAGACCTGCGATGGAATGGAAAGCATTAGCAGATAGTGTCCATTCAGCTTTGGTGGAGGCAGGGGGAGATCCTGTGGGATATTTTGAGTTGGAGCAGGTAGCGATATCAGATGCTGTTCAAGCAGATTATGCCAATGCATTTTCAAGTCGGTTGGTCAAAAATATCATTTTTGTAACTCGGCAAAAAAACAACACGTCCATTCATGTTGCACCTTATACAGGGAATGCTCAAATGATCCCTTCAACCAGTTTAATTGGCATTAGCGGGCCTGATTTACAAACAGCAGCTAAACAATTTGCATCACTTGGGGCAAACACAAGGTCCAAGAACTTACTGGTAATTGATGTGCCTGAGTTTCCCAATATAGGGCAAAATGAGACTTCTTCAGCTCAACAGTTTATAGCAGAAAATCCCTTAAACCTTGAAGTATTTAAACTAGGAATTCCGATTGAAGGCTCCTCCGCTGAATCTGGTCTATTAAGCTATTTCAGGTATGATATGTATGGGAAATCCCAAGCTACTATTTTAGCAGAGCAGGAAGCTCAAAAATCGGGAATTGAACAAATATTGAAAGCTGAATATCCCTATGCCACGGAATGGTTAACGGAAGCAAAAACCGACCAGGAATTAATTAGAGATCGGGTACAGTTCTTATTGGTTAAGGTAGAAGCTAGAGAGGCAGATATGATGAAAAGTATGGGGCTGGAAGTACCTTCTGGAGATTCTACCAATCGTACGGTAGTTAAATATTATATCAAACTAATCGTTCGAAATGAGCTATATATAGGCCCTGAATGGGATGCAGATCCAGATTGGCAAGTTGCGCTTCGAAACTTCTTGAGGAATCTAAAAAAATAA
- a CDS encoding M28 family peptidase: MQINLKSFLSFLFILIAFYSKAQQVDKKSLLDNIEYLSSDDFKGRKTGSPENLKARNFIIEKFKSIGLETHYLQFQQKFSFESRRSNDRLDGANVVGFVAGSESRKLIVITAHFDHVGVGSPIDGDSIFNGADDNASGTAALIALAEYFKKNRPKHSMIFAALDGEEMGLQGARALVRDFPFPLETIELNINMDMISRNNQGELYASGTYQNPDLKPILEKASSGLTPTLVFGHDLPDTGRDDWSKSSDHGAFLEKGVPHIYFGVEDHPDYHKPSDDFKNIQPDFYYEAVNLILKCTLALDRELLKE, encoded by the coding sequence ATGCAGATTAATCTGAAGTCTTTCCTAAGTTTTCTGTTTATCCTAATTGCTTTTTATTCCAAAGCTCAACAAGTGGATAAAAAATCGCTATTGGACAATATAGAATATTTATCTTCAGATGACTTCAAAGGGAGAAAAACTGGCAGTCCAGAAAACTTAAAAGCCAGAAATTTTATTATTGAAAAGTTTAAATCCATTGGATTAGAAACCCATTATCTTCAGTTCCAGCAAAAGTTTTCTTTTGAAAGCCGAAGATCCAATGATCGACTTGATGGCGCCAATGTGGTAGGTTTTGTAGCAGGAAGTGAATCTAGAAAATTGATTGTAATCACAGCCCATTTCGATCATGTGGGCGTAGGCAGTCCAATTGATGGCGATAGCATTTTTAACGGGGCGGATGACAATGCCTCAGGAACCGCCGCATTAATAGCCTTGGCAGAATATTTTAAAAAGAATAGACCGAAGCACAGTATGATTTTTGCCGCTTTGGATGGAGAAGAAATGGGGCTACAAGGTGCTAGAGCTTTGGTCAGGGATTTCCCGTTTCCGCTTGAAACGATTGAATTGAATATTAATATGGATATGATCTCCAGAAATAATCAGGGAGAATTATATGCTTCTGGAACTTACCAAAACCCGGATTTAAAACCGATTTTGGAAAAAGCCTCTTCAGGCCTTACTCCAACTTTGGTCTTTGGGCATGATTTACCGGATACGGGAAGAGATGATTGGAGTAAATCCTCAGATCATGGGGCATTCTTAGAAAAGGGAGTTCCTCATATTTATTTTGGAGTGGAAGATCACCCGGATTATCATAAACCAAGTGACGATTTTAAAAACATACAACCTGACTTTTATTACGAAGCAGTTAACCTGATTCTTAAATGCACCCTAGCTTTAGACCGCGAATTACTGAAAGAATAG